The Verrucomicrobiota bacterium nucleotide sequence ATTCCTATCGATGCCGGCTCCTTTGAGAAGCTTCGCAAGGAGAGGGGATGGGAATTCACTTCCCAAGGGATTTGTGCAAAACTCCGTGCCTTGCGTTTCCAAGCGAATCCCCTGGTGATTCCCCTCATCGACTCGACAACTGATCTCCTGCAATCGGGCAAAGCTCTTTCTGGGAAAAAACTCAGTGGACGCTTGGCCGCTCTCACTGCACTTCGATCAGATATTCTGAGACGCTCCCAAGCCATCAACGCCTATCTGGACTGGTACGAAGCGGCGAAGGTGCCCGTCCGCAGTGGTCTCTTTGACCTGTTTTTAAAATCTCCAGAATCCCCTGTTCGGAAAGGCCCGGTAGGCCGTTATCTGGATGCTGTCGAAACCCGGGGATGGTGAGGATAAGGGAAGAACTGAAGAGGCAGCAGTTAAAAGAAATGGAATCAACTTGTGACACTTGCACCTTCGCCCGTCCGCATTATCGTGTTGGGATGTTGAATCTGACACGGCAGGAGCAGACAGTGATGATCTTCATTCTGGCATCATTGCTCGTGGGAGCAGGGATCAGGCATCTGCGTATGACAGGAATGCTTCCCCATCAAACAATTACTCACTCCGGTTCCACCCACTGACCCCATCGACTTTATTTCATGAAAGTTTCTGGATTTAACGAGGCTGTCGCCTTAGCTGTCGCCAAAAAGGACAAATACCGGCCCGAGGGATACCAGTTCTTGCGCGAGTCACTGGAGGAGACGCTCAAAAAACGCTCCAAATCTAAGCAGCAGCCAATCTCCTCCCATGTCTCGGCGGAAGAGCTCCTTGAGGGCTTCAAGCGCATGGCCCTGAGAGAATTCGGCCCGATGGCTCCGACCGTCCTTAATTATTGGGGGATCGCTTCCTGTCGTGATATCGGAGAGATGGTGTTCAGCCTTGTGGAGGCGGGAGCCTTCGGTCGCACCGAGAATGACCGGATCGATGATTTTGAGAGTGGATTCGACTTTCATGTGGTCTTTGTTGTCCCCTTTCTTCCTCCACCACCTGTACCAATGACCACTGCTGACCCGGTTTCTGGCGATCAGCAGGCGTTTTTTACCAAATGAAAACACTCCCAGTACTCATGACCATCCTTGCTCTTCCTGTACTCACTGCCTCTCCCGAGAAACATAACAACCATGGGTCTTCCAAAAAAAGTGAGGGGGACGTTTCTGCGATCGTCGATACTATTGCAAAAGGAGATCCGAGGCTTTCTTCAAAGCCGCAGGTCTTCACTTTCCCCAACGGACTGACCCTGATCGTCGAGGAGAACAAGGGTGCGCCCGTCGCGAGCGTGCAGGCTTGGTGCAATACCGGATCCATCCACGAAGGAAAGCTCTTGGGAGCCGGGCTTTCCCATATTCTGGAGCATATGCTTTTCAAGGGGACTACCTCCCGGGCACCCGGCGTGATTGCGAGTCAGGTCCAGGATCAGGGGGGGTATATCAATGCCTACACCTCCTATGATCGTACTGTCTACTGGATCGATGTCCCTGCCACGGGTGCAGCCAAGGCGGTCGATATTCTGGCAGATGCCATGATGAACGCCACGCTTCCTGAAGCCGAGTACAACAAGGAACAGGAGGTCATTCGTCGTGAATTCGCAATGGGCTACGACAATCCCGATCGCACCGCCTCGCTCCTGCTCTTCCGAACGGCCTTCCACACGAGCCCATTCAAGGAACCGGTGATCGGTCATCTCGACATCTATAACAAGCTGAACCGGCAGGATGTCCTCGATTACTACAAGCGCCGCTACGTTCCGAACAATCTCTGCTTTGTCGTGGTCGGCGATGTCAATGCCGCCGAGATCCGCGATCAATTGACAGCCTGCTTCGAGAAATATCCCCGTATGCCGCTCGAACCGGTGACGATCGCTGAGGAGCCACCTCAACTCGGTAAGCAAGAGGCCAGGGATACCTTCCCCACGGATCTCAGCCGCATGAATATAGCCTGGCGTGCTCCCGGCGCCACGAGTCCCGATGCACCCGCCGTCGAGGTCCTCTCGGCTGTTCTTGGGACGGGTACGAGCTCCATCCTGAATACGGAGGTTCGTGAGAAGAAGGGGCTGGTTCACCAGATCGGAGCAGGACTCTATACCCTGACCCCTAAGGAAGGCCTGATCTATGTCGGAGCAATTGCTGATCCCGACAAGCGTGATGCCGCCGAGAAGGAGATCCTTGCCCAGGTGGAGAAAGTCGCAAGGGAGGGGATTACCCTCCCCGAACTGGCCAAGGCGAAGAAGGCTCTTCTCTACGAGCATTATCACGGACTGTCCACAATGCGAGGGCGTGCTTCCGACTATGGGAACGGCTGGCTGATGACAGGAAATGCAGAATTTGGGAAACGATACCTCGAGTCTATCGAGAAGGTGAAACCTGAGGATGTTCGCCGCGTGGCTGCCCTTTATCTCAAGCCGGAGGGACTCACCGTTACCTCGCTCGATCCGATCGATCATACAAAATCAGGTGAGGGGGTTGACGCAAAAACTGCCGAATCAAAGATCAGCAAGGAAGTCCTTCCCAATGGTCTCCGAGTCCTTATTCATCAGGATAACCGGCTCCCCTTGGTCTCCATCATCGCCGCATTCCGCGGAGGTCTCTTGGCCGAGATTCCTGAGAAGAACGGAGTCTCCCAGCTTGCAGCTAGCACCATTGTGAAGGGAACCCGGACCCGCACGGCCCAGCAGATCGCCGAGTCCGTTGAGCATGTGGGGGGATCGATCGGAGCCACTTCGGGCAACAATAGCTTCTCGGTCGCCGTCGAGGTGATGAAGGATGATCTTCCGCTAGGTATGCAGATCCTCTCGGATGTCCTGCTCAACGCCACTTTTCCGGAGGGAGAAGTCGCCCTAGAGAAGGATTCCCAGCTTGCGTCGATCAAGGCCGAGGATGACCAGATCACCACGACGGCTCGCAATCTCCTCAAGCCGCGTCTCTACGGGAGCCATCCCTACGCACTCCGTACTACCGGGTCCCCGGAAACCGTTTCCAAGCTGACCCCTTCCGATTTGAAGGCCTATCGGGACAGGCTCGTTGTCGGCAAGAACGGAGTCCTCACCATCTTCGGTGCGGTGAATCCCGACGAAGTGCTGGCCCTTGCGAAAAAAGAATTCGGGACTCTCCCTTCAGGCGAGATCTCCTTGGCCCAACCTCCTGTCTCTTCACCACTCAAGGAATCTGTGGAGGCTTCTGCCGAGCGCCAGAAACAGCAGTCGGTGATCATGAGGGGATTCCTGGGAACAACGATCGATGCAGTCGACCGACCTGCTCTGGAACTGATCGAGGAGGCTTCCAGCGATTTGGGCTCGCGCTTCTTTGTCCGCATCCGCGAAAAGCTCGGACTGGCGTATTTTGTAGGAGCGTCGAACTCCACCGGCCTGGCGCCCGGCGCCTTCGTCTTTTATCTCGGCACCGATCCGAAGAAGGTTGATCTGGCCAAGCATGAGTTCAACGACGAGATCGACAAGCTTGCTGCCGAGGGCCTTACGCAGGTCGAGCTCGACCGGGCTAAGGCCAAGCTGCTGGGCGCAGAGGCGATCCGAAATCAGTCAGCGGCTGCACTTGGCGGAGTCTGTGCAACTAACGAACTGCTCGGCCTTGGCTACGATCATGACAAGGTCCGTAAGGCCGAGATTGAAAAGGTAACCCTTGAGGATACCAAGCGAGTGGCCAACAAATATTTCGGCGATGCCAAGAGCGTAGAAGTTGTCGTAGGTCCTCCAGTATCCAAGGCTGCCGAACCGCTTCACAATCCCACCAAGGCACCTTAGCTCATTTCTTCCCATTACCCATCACCTAAACCCCATACCCTACAATCCCATGGCCGAAATCCAGCAATCAACAAACTCCGCCGATCTCACCCAGCGCTTCATCGAACTTGTGATGATGAATGCACAGCAGGCAGCCCTCTGTCTCGGACAGATGGCCCATCCCTCCACAGGCAAAGCTGAGGTCAATCTCGATGCTGCCAAGATGTTCATCGACCACCTGGAGATCATCAAGGAGAAGACCCGGGGAAACCTCAACCAGGATGAAGAAAAAATCCTGACCAGCGTCCTCTCGGAACTCCAGTTGGCCTTCGTTCAGGTGGCTTCAGGTTCAGTTGCTGGAGCCGAATCCGGAGCCACCGGACATGTCCATGATGAGAATTGCACTCATGATCACGTTGATGCTACTGGGCCGACAATCCAGTCCGAGATCCCAAAAGCCGAGTCAACTCCCGTCGAGGAAGACGAGGGTAAGAAGAAGTTCACCAAGAGCTACGGCGCTTAGCAATGAAGAGAGGATTCACACTTCCTATCCTTTCTCTGCTTCTGAGCGCGTTGCCTCTGAAGGCCCTTGAGATTCAAGGGGTGAGCGTTCCTCCGATGGCTCAGGTCAATGGTCAGAAACTGCAGCTCAATGGTGCGGGATTGCGTACATTCACCCTGCTGATGATCCCGATCAAGATCTACGTAGCCTCAGTCTACACTCCTGCGGCGATCAGGACGGCGACATCCATGATGTCTTCACAGGGCCCCATGCAGTTCGACTTCACCTTCCTGCGAGCCGTCGGTCAATCCGATGTAGTCAAGGCTTGGACCTCTCAGTTTGCCCAGAGCGTCAGCTACACCTATCCCGGCTATGCACGGGATCGCGATGCTTTCATTGCCATGCTCGGTCCCTTGAAAAACTTGGGGGTTGAGCAGGTCCAGTTTATCGGCACGAACACCATTGTGATCGATCAAGGAACCCTGAAGGGAACCATCCCGGGGCGCGACTTCCAGAAATCCTTTCTCAGCCTCTGGTTCGGGTCGAATCCTGTGGCCGCCGATCTGAAAGCGTCCTTGCTGGGTAAGTAATCTTTACGATCTTCTACAGCTCGATCGTCTGTCCTGGGGGAGGTGCGATGACCTTGGTGTCAGGTAGCGCTGAGTAGAGTTCGCTCTTGAACCATTCGACTGCCGGTTCGTCTCCATGGACCAGAAGGATGGTCTTAGGCCTGACCTTGATCGCATAGGAGAGAAGATCATCCCTCTGAGCATGGGCACTGAAGGTGAAGACCTCCCTGTGGCAGTGAAAGGGAACGGGCGCCCCCGCTGAGGTAAGTTGCACGACGCTTCCCGGTTCAGCATTCCTGACATGTCCCGCGGGTGAGTTGGGATCTGCATAGCCGACAAAGAAAAGATACTGAGAAGGATCAGGCAGCACCTTCCGGGCAAAGACATTGGAGAGAGTATTCTCGGTCATCATGCCGCTGCTGAGTGCATAGATGGCACGCTTTCGGGGGTTGAGCGATTGAATCTCAGCCCCCCCGGCCACATACGGGGCGACGTCATTCATAAGGCGGAGATGGGGGAGGCGTCTCGGCACTTGAGCAGCCATTGTGTCGTAGACAGCTGTGATCTTGCTGCTGAGTCCCCCGACATAGAGAGGGGTGGGGGGGATGACGCGGTCTCTCTGCATTTGCCAGAGCAGTGCCATGACCTCCTGGGTCTTTCCGAGAGCGAAGACCGGGATTGTTATGCTGGCCCCTTCCCCGAGAGCCGCAGCGACGGCTGATGCAAATCGGATTTCTTCCTTAGCTCTGGTGAAGCCGTCGGGTAAAGGGGCATTCCCACGGGTCGTCTCCATGAGCAGGACATCGACCGGTTCCTCGGGGAAGCGGGCTCCTGTCTGGATGGTCTGGTCCTCGAAGTTCACGTCGCCCGTGTAGAAGAACTTCTTACCCTCCGAGCGGATCATGACGCCTGCGGAGCCTAGGATATGTCCCGCGTCATGGAAGGTGACTGTTGTTGAGTCAGTCTCTCCCGCGACACGATCACCATCCAGCGAGAGAGGGCGCTCGAGAGCGCAGTGCCGCCACATACGCGAAGCCATTTCAATGGCGCGGTGACTGAAGAGGGGATAGTCGGCAAGTTTCAGTTCTTCCTGCTGGCGGTTCATGACATTGACCGAATTGTGCAGCATGACATCGGCAATCCGGGCGGTGCCCAGGGTCATGAGGACGGGCATTCCCGGCTGACGGGACTGGAGTAGGGGAAGACAACCGACATGGTCCTGATGGGCATGGGTGAGGATCGTGGAGCGGATCGATCCATTTTCCACCTCCTCCAAGATGGGTGTCGCGTCATGGCCGACCTGCTCGGGATCCATGCCGCAGTCGAGGATCACGGAACCCTCCGGAAGGTCGAGGCGATAACAGTTGGAACCGATCCCGGCACTCCTCGTCAGATTCGTAAAACGCATGATCGTGAAGTCTATGAGAACGTTATCAGAACCCGCGAGGGCAATTTCGACTCAGTCCGTCTTAGTCATGAGTTCAGGGGAATCTAAAAACCCTCAAATCATACTGCAACTTTCCAAAGGACATGGTGTTGTAGTAACTGATGTTCTCCCCGTTTCCCGAAAAGCTCTGGGATCGCAAGATGGCTGCACATCTGCTTGATAGGGCAGGCTTTGGAGGCACTCCTTCGGAGATAGATGCACTAGTCAGAATGGGGCCGGAAAAGGCTGTGGCCACCTTTATCCAGGCTGATGATGACAGTGATCTGTTTCCGAGACCCGAGTTACTCATGCCGGATCAACGCCTCGAGTACAAGCGGCGTGAAAAAGCGGCACTCACGGAGGACGAGCGCAAGACAGTAGTGAAGGAGTTACGCAAAGTGGAGGCCGCATCGATGCTCGATCTCCGCCTCTGGTGGCTAAATAGGATGCGCTACACAGCCGCCCCCCTACAGGAAAAGGCCACCCTCTTCTGGCACGGTCACTTCGCCACCAGCAATCAGAAGGTGAATGATCCCTACCTGATGTGGCAGCAGAACGATACGCTTCGCCGTTACGCCCTCGGGAAGTTTCCCGATATGCTCAAGGCCTTGTCACGCGATCCGGCCATGATCCGGTGGCTCGATCTCGGTCAGAGTCGCAAGGACCATCCCAACGAGAACTTTGCCCGTGAGATCATGGAACTCTTCTCCTTGGGTGAGGGTCATTACACAGAGAGGGATATCCAGGAATCAGCCCGTGCCTTCACCGGATACCGCATCAATTACGAGACCGGCCAGTTTCACTTTCAGGAAAGGGATTTTGATCCCGGCACGAAGACGTTTTTCGACAAGACGGGAAACTTATCAGGTGATGACATCATCGATGCGATCGTGGCTCAACCCCAGTGCGCTCGGTTCATTGGAAAAAAACTCTGGGTCTTTTTCGTGGCTGAGAATCCTCCTGAAGCAACCCTCAGCGCCGTGGCAGAACTCCTGCTCTCCAACGGTTATGATATCGGGGCAACCCTCCAAAAGATCTTCAGCAGCTCTGTCTTCTATTCGCCTAAGGTCGTCCATCACCAGATTAAGAGTCCAGTGCAATGGATCATGCAGACAACCAAGATGCTGGAGATCCCTCTTCCGGATGAGCGAGTGCTGGAAAACTCCCTCTCCTCGCTGGGTCAGGTTGTTTTCGCTCCGCCGAACGTCAAGGGCTGGGATGGAGGGCGTTCATGGATCAGCGCCTCCAGTCTACTCTATCGTTACAACCTGGCAGCCTATCTGCTCAGTGGGAAGGCTCGCATCCTGGGTGGCGGCAATACCAAGATCGCGGTGATTCCTCTGGAAACAATCGCCCCGTTAAGCCTCCGGGGGAGCTCCGACCAGCTTCTGGATGAACTGGCATTTCGGGTGTTCAACTACCCGCTTCCTATCAAGGATCGCGCCACCTACCTGACCTATCTGGAAAAACACCCAACACCTTATTCCGATAATGTCGTCCGCGATCTCATGCAGCTCATGATGAGCACCCCCGACTACCAACTGACATAAGTGAAAAGGATGAGAGCTGAAACTTGAAAGCTGAAATAAAGTGCGGCCTTATGAAATCAAGTAAGTTTTTATCAGATTCTCAAATATTTCGTGCCAAGTTGATATATCGATTTCATCCGATCCAGTAACTACCTTCATATTCTTCAGGTTTCAGGTTTCACCTTTCATCCCTCCTTCCCATGAAATCCCCCAAAGATCAACCCCTCCATACTCGGCGTGACTTTCTCAGGACATCGGTTCTAGGAGGTGCCCTTGCCTACACGGTTCCTCTCTTTCTGGAGAAGACCTTTCTCTGTCTCGACACCATGGCCGCTGCCACTCCTGGACAGATCACGACGGGTAAGGATGGCACTATCCTGATCGTGCTCCAACTGGCAGGTGGCAACGATGGGATGAACACACTCATTCCCTACGGGGATGACGCTTACTACAAGGCTCGCCCAAAAATCGCTATTCCAAAGACGGGCGTCCTCAGGATCAGCGACTATGCAGGTCTTCATCCGAAGCTGACCGGCCTCCATGATCTCTACGCTCAGGGCTGCCTAGGCATGGTGCAAGGCGTCGGTTACCCTAATCCTAATCGCT carries:
- a CDS encoding insulinase family protein; translation: MKTLPVLMTILALPVLTASPEKHNNHGSSKKSEGDVSAIVDTIAKGDPRLSSKPQVFTFPNGLTLIVEENKGAPVASVQAWCNTGSIHEGKLLGAGLSHILEHMLFKGTTSRAPGVIASQVQDQGGYINAYTSYDRTVYWIDVPATGAAKAVDILADAMMNATLPEAEYNKEQEVIRREFAMGYDNPDRTASLLLFRTAFHTSPFKEPVIGHLDIYNKLNRQDVLDYYKRRYVPNNLCFVVVGDVNAAEIRDQLTACFEKYPRMPLEPVTIAEEPPQLGKQEARDTFPTDLSRMNIAWRAPGATSPDAPAVEVLSAVLGTGTSSILNTEVREKKGLVHQIGAGLYTLTPKEGLIYVGAIADPDKRDAAEKEILAQVEKVAREGITLPELAKAKKALLYEHYHGLSTMRGRASDYGNGWLMTGNAEFGKRYLESIEKVKPEDVRRVAALYLKPEGLTVTSLDPIDHTKSGEGVDAKTAESKISKEVLPNGLRVLIHQDNRLPLVSIIAAFRGGLLAEIPEKNGVSQLAASTIVKGTRTRTAQQIAESVEHVGGSIGATSGNNSFSVAVEVMKDDLPLGMQILSDVLLNATFPEGEVALEKDSQLASIKAEDDQITTTARNLLKPRLYGSHPYALRTTGSPETVSKLTPSDLKAYRDRLVVGKNGVLTIFGAVNPDEVLALAKKEFGTLPSGEISLAQPPVSSPLKESVEASAERQKQQSVIMRGFLGTTIDAVDRPALELIEEASSDLGSRFFVRIREKLGLAYFVGASNSTGLAPGAFVFYLGTDPKKVDLAKHEFNDEIDKLAAEGLTQVELDRAKAKLLGAEAIRNQSAAALGGVCATNELLGLGYDHDKVRKAEIEKVTLEDTKRVANKYFGDAKSVEVVVGPPVSKAAEPLHNPTKAP
- a CDS encoding DUF1844 domain-containing protein; amino-acid sequence: MAEIQQSTNSADLTQRFIELVMMNAQQAALCLGQMAHPSTGKAEVNLDAAKMFIDHLEIIKEKTRGNLNQDEEKILTSVLSELQLAFVQVASGSVAGAESGATGHVHDENCTHDHVDATGPTIQSEIPKAESTPVEEDEGKKKFTKSYGA
- a CDS encoding chalcone isomerase family protein, which codes for MKRGFTLPILSLLLSALPLKALEIQGVSVPPMAQVNGQKLQLNGAGLRTFTLLMIPIKIYVASVYTPAAIRTATSMMSSQGPMQFDFTFLRAVGQSDVVKAWTSQFAQSVSYTYPGYARDRDAFIAMLGPLKNLGVEQVQFIGTNTIVIDQGTLKGTIPGRDFQKSFLSLWFGSNPVAADLKASLLGK
- a CDS encoding MBL fold metallo-hydrolase, with the protein product MRFTNLTRSAGIGSNCYRLDLPEGSVILDCGMDPEQVGHDATPILEEVENGSIRSTILTHAHQDHVGCLPLLQSRQPGMPVLMTLGTARIADVMLHNSVNVMNRQQEELKLADYPLFSHRAIEMASRMWRHCALERPLSLDGDRVAGETDSTTVTFHDAGHILGSAGVMIRSEGKKFFYTGDVNFEDQTIQTGARFPEEPVDVLLMETTRGNAPLPDGFTRAKEEIRFASAVAAALGEGASITIPVFALGKTQEVMALLWQMQRDRVIPPTPLYVGGLSSKITAVYDTMAAQVPRRLPHLRLMNDVAPYVAGGAEIQSLNPRKRAIYALSSGMMTENTLSNVFARKVLPDPSQYLFFVGYADPNSPAGHVRNAEPGSVVQLTSAGAPVPFHCHREVFTFSAHAQRDDLLSYAIKVRPKTILLVHGDEPAVEWFKSELYSALPDTKVIAPPPGQTIEL
- a CDS encoding DUF1800 domain-containing protein, which translates into the protein MFSPFPEKLWDRKMAAHLLDRAGFGGTPSEIDALVRMGPEKAVATFIQADDDSDLFPRPELLMPDQRLEYKRREKAALTEDERKTVVKELRKVEAASMLDLRLWWLNRMRYTAAPLQEKATLFWHGHFATSNQKVNDPYLMWQQNDTLRRYALGKFPDMLKALSRDPAMIRWLDLGQSRKDHPNENFAREIMELFSLGEGHYTERDIQESARAFTGYRINYETGQFHFQERDFDPGTKTFFDKTGNLSGDDIIDAIVAQPQCARFIGKKLWVFFVAENPPEATLSAVAELLLSNGYDIGATLQKIFSSSVFYSPKVVHHQIKSPVQWIMQTTKMLEIPLPDERVLENSLSSLGQVVFAPPNVKGWDGGRSWISASSLLYRYNLAAYLLSGKARILGGGNTKIAVIPLETIAPLSLRGSSDQLLDELAFRVFNYPLPIKDRATYLTYLEKHPTPYSDNVVRDLMQLMMSTPDYQLT